From Rudanella lutea DSM 19387, a single genomic window includes:
- a CDS encoding helix-turn-helix transcriptional regulator, with product MAVFWTLTTCGQPVLSKIEQATPAERVRMALLYFDTCQAVAKSRQVAFVQLEKLDAIAGRQQDEQLRRYARMLRDTYARNDPKRTHTQNAELFLQVAAQAEADDDEQITAVCEHFAGQYYYLAEDFGKGFQYLLSANRRFRQIGYRNIPEIHRYLYELAFNYYYLNDDEKVVELLTEASQYPPFNPNLHIQTYNTLAMAQARQLGESPKGGGLAVQNYQRAYQLAVHYRDSVWMGIANGNLGGLFVKLKRWPEALQALRIDFRLVMRDAANRGYPLTTSVALARVFLELGQLDSCRFYLNEGVRMRPLQRVSGTYIVNVQDDLFWLRYYETYRLYALATGKPSESARAADSLLKYQNRIDKRYRSKAATLAEQRLLIQQHEAEVAELQQHSQNQRWLLSIGVGLSLLVALLLGFLYRYSQDRRRREAQANAQREKQLEQEKQTVAAERDRAKADLALFLSNLRQLESEHHLANATLLTPDDWEEFRKRFERVHPQFFIQLRAQFNDLTPAEERLLALSKLNLHTRQMSHMLGISTDSIRKTRYRLRKKFGIAGDARLLALLDESATDP from the coding sequence TTTGATACGTGTCAGGCCGTAGCGAAAAGTCGGCAGGTAGCATTTGTGCAATTGGAGAAATTGGATGCAATTGCCGGGCGCCAGCAGGATGAGCAGCTTCGGCGGTACGCTCGTATGTTGCGCGATACCTACGCCAGAAATGACCCTAAACGTACCCACACCCAGAATGCCGAACTCTTTTTGCAGGTAGCTGCCCAGGCCGAAGCCGACGACGACGAGCAGATTACCGCCGTGTGTGAGCACTTTGCGGGGCAGTATTATTATCTGGCCGAAGACTTCGGCAAAGGGTTTCAGTATCTGCTGTCGGCAAACCGGCGGTTCCGGCAAATCGGCTACCGCAACATTCCCGAAATTCACCGCTATCTCTACGAGCTGGCGTTTAATTACTACTACTTAAATGATGACGAGAAGGTGGTGGAGCTTCTGACGGAGGCCAGCCAATACCCACCCTTTAACCCCAACCTGCATATTCAGACCTACAACACCCTGGCCATGGCGCAGGCCCGTCAGTTGGGAGAATCGCCCAAGGGAGGGGGTTTGGCGGTGCAAAATTACCAGCGTGCTTATCAATTGGCCGTTCACTACCGCGACTCCGTCTGGATGGGAATTGCCAACGGAAACCTGGGCGGCCTGTTCGTCAAGCTGAAGCGGTGGCCCGAAGCCCTCCAGGCCCTCCGAATTGATTTCCGCCTTGTGATGCGCGATGCGGCAAACCGGGGCTACCCGCTCACGACATCAGTGGCGCTCGCCCGCGTTTTTTTAGAACTGGGTCAGCTCGACAGTTGTCGTTTCTACCTGAATGAAGGGGTACGGATGCGACCGCTCCAACGCGTATCGGGCACGTACATCGTGAACGTTCAAGACGATTTGTTCTGGCTACGTTATTACGAAACCTACCGTCTGTATGCCCTCGCAACGGGCAAGCCCAGCGAGTCGGCGCGGGCGGCTGATAGCCTGCTCAAATACCAGAACCGAATCGACAAACGGTACCGCTCCAAAGCCGCGACGCTGGCCGAACAGCGCCTGCTCATTCAGCAACATGAGGCCGAGGTGGCCGAGCTCCAGCAGCATAGCCAAAACCAGCGCTGGCTCCTGAGCATAGGGGTGGGGCTCTCGCTGCTGGTAGCGCTCCTGCTGGGTTTTCTGTACCGGTACAGTCAGGACCGACGCCGACGGGAAGCGCAGGCCAACGCCCAGCGCGAAAAACAACTTGAACAGGAGAAGCAGACCGTAGCGGCCGAACGCGACCGGGCCAAAGCCGATCTGGCTCTTTTTTTGAGCAACCTCCGGCAGCTCGAATCCGAACACCATCTGGCCAATGCCACCCTGCTCACCCCCGACGACTGGGAGGAATTTCGCAAGCGGTTCGAACGGGTGCACCCTCAGTTTTTCATCCAGCTTCGGGCTCAGTTTAACGACCTCACACCCGCCGAAGAACGTCTGTTGGCCCTCTCGAAACTGAACCTGCACACCCGACAAATGAGCCATATGCTCGGCATCTCGACGGATTCGATTCGAAAAACCCGCTACCGGCTCCGCAAAAAGTTCGGCATTGCGGGCGATGCCCGGTTGCTCGCCCTACTCGACGAATCCGCCACAGACCCCTAA